In Burkholderia savannae, one genomic interval encodes:
- a CDS encoding beta-ketoacyl-ACP synthase III: protein MAQSTLYSRVLGTGSYLPPDRVTNQELAARLAKDGIETSDEWIVARTGIHARHFAAPDVTTSDLALVAAQRAIEAADVDPQSIDLVIVATSTPDFVFPSTACLLQNKLGIKNNGAAFDVQAVCSGFAYALATADSFIRTGQHRTALVVGAETFSRILDFKDRTTCVLFGDGAGAVVLSASEEPGILGSALHADGSYSNILCTPGNVNRGVVAGSAFLHMDGQAVFKLAVNVLEKVAVEALSKADLAPEQVDWLIPHQANIRIMTSTCRKLGLPQERMIVTVDEHGNTSAASIPLALDVAVRDGRIKRGQHVLIEGVGGGFTWGASVFRF, encoded by the coding sequence ATGGCCCAATCGACCCTCTATTCCCGCGTGCTCGGCACGGGTAGCTACTTGCCGCCCGACCGCGTCACGAATCAAGAACTCGCCGCTCGTCTCGCGAAGGATGGCATCGAGACGAGCGACGAGTGGATCGTCGCGCGCACGGGCATCCACGCGCGGCACTTCGCCGCGCCCGACGTGACGACGAGCGATCTCGCGCTCGTCGCCGCGCAGCGCGCGATCGAGGCTGCCGACGTCGATCCGCAGTCGATCGACCTCGTCATCGTCGCGACGTCGACGCCCGATTTCGTGTTCCCGAGCACGGCGTGCCTGCTGCAGAACAAGCTCGGCATCAAGAACAACGGCGCCGCGTTCGACGTGCAGGCGGTGTGTTCGGGCTTCGCATACGCGCTCGCCACGGCCGACAGCTTCATCCGCACGGGGCAGCATCGCACGGCGCTCGTCGTCGGCGCGGAGACGTTCTCGCGCATCCTCGACTTCAAGGACCGCACGACCTGCGTGCTGTTCGGCGACGGCGCCGGCGCCGTCGTGCTGTCGGCGTCCGAAGAGCCGGGCATCCTCGGCAGTGCGCTGCACGCGGACGGCAGCTACTCGAACATTCTCTGCACGCCGGGCAACGTGAACCGCGGCGTCGTCGCGGGCAGCGCATTCCTGCACATGGACGGCCAGGCCGTCTTCAAGCTCGCCGTGAACGTGCTGGAGAAGGTCGCGGTCGAAGCGCTGTCGAAGGCGGATCTCGCGCCGGAGCAGGTCGATTGGCTGATTCCGCACCAGGCCAATATCCGTATCATGACAAGCACGTGCCGCAAGCTCGGCCTGCCGCAGGAACGCATGATCGTCACCGTCGACGAGCACGGCAACACGTCCGCCGCGTCGATCCCGCTCGCACTCGACGTCGCCGTGCGCGACGGCCGCATCAAGCGCGGCCAGCACGTGCTGATCGAAGGCGTCGGCGGCGGCTTCACGTGGGGCGCGTCGGTCTTCCGCTTCTGA